One window of the Halobacillus litoralis genome contains the following:
- a CDS encoding DUF6470 family protein: MNIPKLQIQSTPGRIGLTTNKPQQTIRQPKAEQSIRQPGADMSIEQRPGKLTIDQTNAWHNLDLKNVLVRSKELVGIAEQKWREGLARVSREGDEMMRIENGGNPIAAQAKRNAGFDFTFEPGGRPVYELVDLNYQPGGADISINRREPEIDARVRKPEHTYNPGNVDVRMEQMPDLKIDWKV; the protein is encoded by the coding sequence ATGAACATTCCAAAGCTTCAAATTCAGTCGACTCCAGGAAGGATCGGACTTACTACCAATAAACCTCAGCAAACCATTCGTCAGCCGAAAGCAGAGCAATCGATCCGACAGCCGGGCGCGGATATGTCGATTGAGCAGAGGCCGGGAAAGCTGACGATCGATCAGACGAATGCCTGGCATAACCTCGACTTGAAAAATGTGCTCGTCCGCAGTAAGGAACTTGTCGGTATTGCTGAGCAGAAGTGGAGGGAAGGTCTTGCCCGTGTTTCTCGTGAAGGCGATGAAATGATGCGCATTGAAAATGGGGGCAATCCGATTGCCGCTCAAGCGAAGCGAAATGCAGGTTTTGATTTCACTTTCGAACCTGGCGGGCGTCCGGTGTATGAGCTCGTGGATCTTAATTATCAGCCTGGAGGTGCGGATATCTCTATAAACCGCCGTGAACCAGAGATCGATGCGAGAGTTCGAAAACCAGAACATACATACAATCCCGGTAATGTTGATGTACGGATGGAACAAATGCCAGACTTGAAGATAGATTGGAAGGTGTAA
- the fliW gene encoding flagellar assembly protein FliW, giving the protein MKVETKYFGTVEVDAEELISFPHGLPGFESFHSFVLLPVDELGTYFALQAVDEAGLSLIVTNPYIFYKDYAFDIDEQELSLEKPNDVAVYNVVTLKDPFEKSTLNLQAPIVMNVRERIAKQVILNDANYQTKHPLTQSNKGGESHARP; this is encoded by the coding sequence ATGAAAGTAGAAACGAAATATTTCGGTACGGTTGAAGTGGATGCAGAGGAATTGATAAGTTTTCCTCACGGCCTGCCTGGGTTTGAAAGCTTTCACTCGTTCGTGCTACTCCCAGTGGATGAATTAGGAACCTACTTCGCTTTGCAGGCGGTAGATGAAGCGGGACTCTCCTTGATTGTAACCAACCCCTATATTTTTTATAAAGACTATGCTTTCGACATCGACGAACAAGAGCTTTCACTGGAGAAACCGAATGATGTCGCTGTATATAATGTTGTGACATTAAAGGATCCCTTTGAAAAGTCTACGTTAAATCTTCAGGCCCCGATTGTCATGAATGTTCGCGAGCGCATCGCAAAACAAGTCATCTTAAATGACGCTAACTACCAAACGAAGCATCCTCTGACCCAGTCTAATAAAGGCGGTGAGTCGCATGCTCGTCCTTAA
- the csrA gene encoding carbon storage regulator CsrA: MLVLNRKEGESVRVGDDITIKVVGIEGGQVKLGIEAPKHIGIHRQEIYVAIEKENAEAANVSENLLNLLKNTKKD, from the coding sequence ATGCTCGTCCTTAACCGTAAGGAAGGAGAATCTGTCAGAGTAGGTGACGACATCACTATAAAAGTTGTCGGAATCGAAGGTGGCCAGGTGAAACTAGGGATCGAAGCCCCGAAGCATATTGGGATTCACCGGCAGGAGATTTATGTTGCGATTGAAAAAGAGAATGCAGAAGCGGCGAATGTGTCAGAAAATCTTTTAAATCTATTAAAAAATACCAAAAAAGATTAA
- a CDS encoding flagellin, which produces MRINHNIAALNTHRQLGQANQANQNSMEKLSSGLRINNASDDAAGLAISEKMRGQIRGLEQAQTNAQDGISMIQTAEGALNETHDILQRMRELATQASNDTNTETDRGEIQKEVNQLTSEINRIGNTTEFNTQNLLNGGGEITSVDVTEDTVSVAGGASGEYSFDLGNSINSGDVVTIGDITLTEGTDFDLGADANETASNIATELGTEGTYTATTTGSTIEITENTASGEDAPSVSVATPGAGEGFEASFQVGANEGQSMSIEVDDMRANALGLTGEAGTGNFTETNSVTDGTDNTNVEAALDVSTHEKASEAITKINDAIEQVSAQRSDLGAYQNRLDHTINNLGTSSENLTAAESRIRDVDMAKEMMNQTKQSILSQASQAMLAKANQQPQGVLQLLR; this is translated from the coding sequence ATGAGAATTAATCACAATATTGCGGCGCTTAATACGCACCGTCAACTAGGTCAAGCAAACCAGGCCAACCAAAATTCAATGGAGAAGCTTTCTTCAGGTCTTCGTATCAACAATGCTTCTGATGATGCAGCAGGTCTTGCGATTTCCGAGAAAATGCGTGGTCAGATTCGTGGACTTGAGCAAGCCCAAACAAACGCTCAAGATGGTATTTCCATGATTCAAACAGCTGAAGGTGCTTTGAATGAAACCCATGATATCCTTCAACGTATGCGTGAACTTGCTACTCAAGCTTCCAACGATACTAATACAGAAACTGACCGTGGTGAAATTCAAAAGGAAGTTAACCAGTTGACTTCTGAAATCAATCGTATCGGAAATACTACTGAGTTTAATACTCAAAATTTACTAAACGGTGGGGGAGAAATTACTTCTGTAGATGTAACAGAGGATACAGTGAGTGTAGCAGGCGGTGCATCAGGAGAGTATTCATTTGACTTAGGAAATAGCATTAATTCTGGTGATGTAGTTACAATAGGTGATATCACATTGACTGAGGGCACAGACTTTGATTTAGGCGCAGATGCTAATGAAACTGCTTCCAACATTGCGACAGAATTGGGAACTGAAGGAACATACACTGCGACAACGACTGGTTCTACAATTGAAATTACCGAGAATACAGCCTCTGGTGAAGACGCTCCATCAGTTTCAGTTGCTACTCCTGGCGCTGGTGAAGGATTTGAAGCAAGTTTCCAAGTTGGAGCTAATGAAGGACAAAGCATGTCTATTGAAGTAGATGATATGAGAGCAAATGCACTTGGTTTGACAGGTGAGGCAGGTACTGGAAATTTCACAGAAACTAATAGTGTTACTGATGGAACAGACAATACAAATGTTGAAGCTGCTCTTGATGTTTCTACTCATGAGAAAGCTTCAGAAGCTATTACGAAGATCAATGATGCAATTGAACAAGTATCAGCTCAACGTTCCGACCTTGGTGCATACCAAAACCGTTTAGATCACACAATCAACAACCTTGGAACATCTTCTGAAAACCTAACTGCTGCGGAATCTCGTATCCGCGACGTTGATATGGCGAAGGAAATGATGAACCAAACGAAACAAAGTATTCTTTCTCAAGCTTCTCAAGCTATGCTTGCAAAAGCGAATCAACAACCACAAGGAGTTCTTCAACTTCTGCGTTAA
- the flaG gene encoding flagellar protein FlaG yields MDVRNLITQTQLLQRNSLQLGGRSTVQKHEPLENERVKEDYKEYSTGDEKEKLKQASEDMNEFFKAVHTSLRFEFHDKLEEYYVTIVDSDTQEIVKEIPPKKMLDMYASIAERLGFIVDEKI; encoded by the coding sequence GTGGATGTAAGAAATCTTATTACCCAAACACAACTTCTGCAGAGAAATAGCTTACAACTTGGCGGCCGTTCAACTGTTCAGAAGCATGAACCATTGGAAAATGAAAGAGTAAAAGAAGACTATAAAGAATATTCAACAGGCGATGAAAAAGAAAAATTGAAACAGGCATCAGAGGATATGAATGAATTTTTCAAAGCTGTACATACCTCGTTGCGATTCGAGTTTCATGATAAATTAGAAGAATACTATGTAACCATCGTAGACAGTGACACACAGGAAATAGTGAAGGAAATCCCTCCGAAGAAGATGCTGGATATGTATGCATCGATTGCGGAGCGTCTTGGGTTTATTGTTGATGAAAAAATATAG
- a CDS encoding flagellar hook-associated protein 2, with translation MSDMRIGGLASGMNTDQIIKDLMNAERQPLNKMEQDREWLTYKRDAYRDVNKQLSELDTMAFDMKLERSYNSKDVSSSGSAVAATALSSADEGSYKMGVLELAEAAYNYSESGISNGEFDPDDSLENQKGNLVNGITLDDTFSITTYGEGGEETTASFDVTGDKSLNDILGEINDSELGVRAFYDKGADKVMLERTETGDFNTDESKFLGAEIGFDGSSASFLADTLGIRNGKNDGTGWELNEKGGTDARFTYNNSFEMSSHTNDYSLNGVNYTFNEVGTSTVSVSNNVDDSFEKVMDFVEKYNKVIENLNGKTEEKRYRDFQPLTAEQKKDMEEEEIELWEEKSKSGMLKGDSVVSGALSSMRQNWYSPVETDGEYSMASQIGITTTSNYREGGKLEVDEDQLRQALRDNPDSVAKLFSGTDANPGIARRLESSIENATNSIERKAGKPTSLDNNFMLGKQIENINDEMDSFQDRLTSIENRYWREFGAMEQAIQKMNSQSAYIMQNFGGGM, from the coding sequence ATGAGTGATATGCGTATTGGTGGACTCGCTTCTGGGATGAATACGGATCAGATTATCAAGGACTTGATGAATGCTGAGAGACAGCCGCTTAACAAAATGGAGCAGGACCGTGAATGGCTGACCTACAAACGCGATGCTTATCGTGATGTGAATAAACAGCTTTCTGAGCTGGATACGATGGCTTTCGATATGAAACTAGAGCGTTCTTATAACTCTAAAGATGTAAGTTCTTCAGGTTCCGCTGTAGCTGCGACGGCGTTGTCCAGTGCAGATGAAGGCAGCTATAAGATGGGAGTTTTAGAACTTGCAGAGGCTGCTTATAATTACAGTGAAAGTGGCATTAGTAACGGTGAGTTCGATCCAGATGACTCGTTGGAAAATCAAAAGGGTAACCTGGTCAATGGAATTACACTTGATGATACTTTTTCCATTACGACATATGGTGAAGGTGGAGAAGAAACAACTGCCTCTTTCGATGTAACTGGTGATAAGTCTCTTAATGATATTCTTGGAGAGATCAATGACTCTGAGTTAGGTGTCCGTGCCTTTTATGATAAAGGGGCAGATAAAGTGATGCTCGAGCGTACGGAGACTGGCGATTTCAATACAGATGAAAGTAAATTCCTCGGAGCAGAAATCGGCTTTGATGGATCTTCAGCTTCATTCTTAGCGGATACACTCGGTATCAGAAATGGTAAAAATGATGGTACTGGATGGGAGTTGAATGAGAAGGGCGGTACGGATGCCCGGTTCACTTATAACAATTCATTCGAGATGAGCTCCCATACGAATGATTATTCCCTGAATGGTGTCAACTACACATTCAATGAAGTCGGCACCTCAACGGTCAGTGTCTCTAACAATGTTGATGATTCTTTTGAAAAAGTAATGGATTTTGTTGAAAAATACAATAAAGTCATTGAGAATTTGAATGGGAAAACAGAGGAGAAACGCTACCGTGATTTCCAGCCTTTGACTGCAGAACAGAAAAAGGATATGGAAGAGGAAGAAATTGAGCTTTGGGAAGAAAAGTCTAAAAGCGGAATGCTTAAAGGCGATTCAGTTGTCAGCGGTGCACTGAGCAGCATGCGACAGAATTGGTATTCTCCTGTGGAGACGGACGGGGAATATAGTATGGCCTCGCAAATCGGTATTACGACAACGTCCAATTACCGTGAGGGCGGGAAGCTGGAAGTTGATGAGGATCAACTGCGTCAAGCATTGAGAGATAATCCTGATTCTGTTGCCAAACTTTTTTCAGGGACCGACGCCAATCCTGGCATCGCACGCCGCCTGGAGTCATCAATAGAGAACGCGACCAATTCCATCGAGCGGAAGGCCGGGAAGCCGACCAGTTTAGATAACAACTTCATGTTAGGAAAGCAAATTGAAAATATTAATGACGAAATGGATTCATTTCAGGATCGGTTGACATCCATTGAAAATCGCTATTGGCGTGAATTCGGTGCCATGGAACAAGCAATACAAAAAATGAATTCGCAGTCCGCCTACATTATGCAGAATTTCGGCGGTGGAATGTAA
- the fliS gene encoding flagellar export chaperone FliS produces the protein MSIQAYQNNSVETASPGELTMMLYNGCIKFIKIARKAIENKEIEKKNTNIQKAQKIIQELMVTMDQQYTVTQEIMPLYDYMNRRLLEANTKNDVEILDEVQGLVEEFRDTWKQVILQSRKMQYGQGGNA, from the coding sequence ATGTCTATTCAAGCCTATCAAAATAACTCAGTGGAAACAGCTTCCCCAGGGGAACTGACGATGATGCTCTATAATGGGTGTATCAAGTTCATTAAAATTGCTAGAAAAGCAATCGAAAATAAAGAAATCGAGAAGAAAAACACCAATATCCAAAAGGCACAGAAAATCATCCAGGAGCTCATGGTTACGATGGATCAGCAATATACTGTGACACAGGAAATCATGCCGTTGTATGATTATATGAATCGTCGTTTGTTGGAAGCGAATACGAAAAATGATGTAGAGATCCTTGATGAAGTCCAGGGTCTTGTCGAAGAATTTCGCGATACGTGGAAGCAGGTTATTTTACAGTCGAGAAAAATGCAGTACGGCCAGGGTGGCAATGCCTGA
- a CDS encoding flagellar protein FliT encodes MSVWTEFSSITKKLDEVVHQQVTEKNRTALIEEVEVLLDKRASMLENLPEPSQEEKPLVKEVLQRDLKINQKLEFLFDGLKGDMRNMKKQKSSKQRYINPYQSVSGYDGMYLDHKK; translated from the coding sequence ATGAGTGTTTGGACTGAGTTTTCCTCGATAACCAAGAAACTGGATGAGGTCGTCCACCAACAAGTGACCGAGAAGAATCGAACAGCTCTCATAGAGGAAGTGGAGGTTCTTTTGGATAAACGTGCCTCAATGCTTGAAAACCTGCCAGAGCCCTCCCAGGAAGAGAAGCCACTGGTAAAAGAAGTCTTACAGAGGGACTTGAAAATCAATCAGAAGTTAGAGTTTCTTTTTGATGGATTGAAGGGTGACATGCGCAACATGAAAAAACAAAAATCCAGTAAGCAGCGCTATATCAATCCGTACCAAAGTGTGTCAGGCTATGATGGCATGTATTTAGACCATAAAAAGTAG
- the hpf gene encoding ribosome hibernation-promoting factor, HPF/YfiA family, which translates to MLQYNIRGENLEVTDSIKEYVEKKVGKLERYFDTPPSSEVHVNLSVYNDEQTIEVTIPMKNLLLRAEEHNTDLYAAIDLVVDKLERQIRKHKTKVNRKFRQEGAPKYVFAELEREAQQEQLQQEESDFDVEIVKTKRFDLKPMDSEEAALQMDMLGHNFFVFTNANTDETNIVYKRRDGRYGLIET; encoded by the coding sequence ATGCTACAATACAACATTCGTGGTGAAAACTTGGAAGTGACGGATTCTATTAAAGAATATGTGGAGAAAAAGGTGGGCAAGCTTGAACGCTACTTCGACACTCCCCCGTCTTCTGAGGTACACGTTAACTTAAGTGTCTATAATGATGAGCAGACAATCGAGGTCACAATCCCGATGAAGAATCTACTTCTTCGTGCTGAGGAACATAACACAGATTTATACGCTGCCATCGACCTTGTGGTAGATAAATTGGAACGTCAAATTCGTAAGCATAAAACGAAGGTGAATCGTAAGTTCCGCCAAGAGGGTGCTCCGAAATACGTCTTTGCCGAACTTGAACGTGAGGCGCAGCAGGAACAGCTCCAACAAGAAGAAAGTGATTTTGATGTAGAAATCGTAAAAACGAAACGCTTTGACTTGAAACCGATGGATAGTGAAGAAGCGGCGCTGCAAATGGATATGTTAGGCCACAACTTCTTCGTCTTTACAAATGCGAATACTGATGAAACGAACATCGTTTATAAACGTCGTGACGGCCGTTATGGTTTGATCGAAACTTGA
- the secA gene encoding preprotein translocase subunit SecA — protein sequence MLGTLKKIFGDGNTRQLKRLEKIADDIEAMESQIEKLSDEELKNKTEEFKERYQKGEELDDMLVEAFSVVREGSKRVLEMRPFKVQLLGAVALHEGNIAEMKTGEGKTLASTMPAYLNAITGKGVHIITVNDYLASRDATEMGELFQFLGLTVGLNSNGMSKDEKREAYSADITYGTNNEFGFDYLRDNMVLYKEQMVQRPLHYAIIDEVDSILIDEARTPLIISGQASKSADMYQSANAFVRLLEHEEDYTYDEKTKNVQLTEEGINKAERFFKIENLFDLSNVSLIHHINQGLKAHTSMQRDTDYVVEDNEVVIVDQFTGRLMKGRRYSDGLHQAIEAKEGLEIQNESMTLASITFQNLFRMYDKLAGMTGTAKTEEEEFLNIYNMRVIVIPTNRDIVRDDKADLVYKTMDGKFKAVVEDIKERYENGQPVLVGTVAVETSEIISRYLNKAGVPHNILNAKNHFREAEIIENAGQKGSVTIATNMAGRGTDIKLGDGVVEVGGLAVLGTERHESRRIDNQLRGRAGRQGDPGMSQFYLATDDELMRRFASDNIRGMMDRLGMDDSQPIESKMISRAVESAQKRVEGNNFDARKTILSYDDVLRQQREVIYQQRYDVLTSENLREIIEKMIERTVAQNVDVHTNDDEDENWELGSIAEYMRANLLHEGDITADHLQGKDPEEMKELILEKVKMRYDEKEEELTAEQMREFEKVILLRTVDQKWMDHIDQMDQLRQGIHLRAYGQNDPLREYNFEGFRMFEQMVANIDEEVSRYVMKAQIRNNLQRQEVAQGAKAVSGSDGEESKESKRRTPYVKKDTVGRNDPCPCGSGKKYKNCHGK from the coding sequence ATGCTTGGAACTTTAAAGAAAATATTTGGCGATGGAAATACGCGTCAATTGAAGCGATTGGAGAAAATCGCTGATGATATCGAAGCGATGGAATCGCAAATTGAAAAATTATCTGATGAAGAGTTAAAAAATAAGACAGAAGAATTCAAAGAACGCTATCAAAAAGGCGAAGAGTTAGATGATATGTTAGTAGAAGCTTTCTCGGTCGTCCGTGAAGGCTCTAAACGTGTGTTGGAAATGCGTCCGTTCAAAGTACAGCTGCTTGGTGCGGTTGCTTTACACGAAGGAAATATTGCCGAGATGAAAACAGGTGAAGGTAAAACCCTTGCCTCCACAATGCCAGCATACTTGAATGCGATCACTGGTAAAGGCGTCCATATCATTACCGTGAACGATTACTTGGCAAGCCGTGACGCAACAGAAATGGGTGAACTTTTCCAATTCCTTGGACTGACGGTCGGGTTGAACTCCAACGGCATGTCCAAAGATGAGAAACGGGAAGCCTACAGTGCAGATATCACTTATGGTACGAACAATGAATTCGGGTTCGATTACCTGCGTGACAACATGGTGTTATACAAAGAACAAATGGTGCAGCGTCCCCTTCACTATGCCATCATTGATGAGGTTGACTCGATTCTCATTGATGAAGCACGTACTCCGCTGATTATTTCTGGACAGGCTTCGAAGTCTGCGGATATGTATCAATCAGCCAATGCGTTCGTGCGTTTGCTTGAGCATGAAGAGGATTACACATATGATGAAAAAACGAAAAACGTCCAGCTTACAGAAGAGGGGATCAACAAGGCTGAGCGCTTTTTCAAAATCGAAAACCTGTTCGATCTTTCCAATGTCTCCCTCATACACCATATCAACCAGGGCTTGAAAGCTCACACGTCGATGCAGCGTGACACGGATTATGTGGTGGAAGATAATGAAGTTGTCATCGTCGACCAATTCACGGGTCGTTTGATGAAAGGTCGTCGTTATAGTGATGGACTTCACCAGGCGATTGAAGCGAAAGAAGGTCTGGAGATTCAAAATGAAAGCATGACATTGGCATCTATTACCTTCCAGAACTTGTTCCGTATGTATGACAAGCTGGCTGGTATGACAGGTACAGCGAAGACCGAGGAAGAGGAATTCCTCAATATTTATAACATGCGTGTCATCGTAATCCCGACAAACCGTGATATCGTCCGTGATGACAAAGCAGACCTTGTTTATAAGACGATGGACGGCAAATTCAAAGCTGTTGTGGAAGATATTAAAGAGCGTTATGAAAACGGGCAGCCGGTGCTTGTCGGTACGGTAGCTGTTGAAACCTCTGAAATCATCTCGCGTTATTTGAATAAAGCAGGCGTGCCCCACAACATTTTGAACGCGAAAAATCACTTCCGTGAAGCGGAAATCATTGAAAATGCCGGACAAAAAGGTTCTGTAACCATTGCCACCAACATGGCCGGTCGTGGTACGGATATCAAACTTGGTGATGGTGTCGTAGAAGTCGGTGGACTGGCCGTGCTCGGTACAGAACGTCACGAATCACGCCGGATTGATAATCAGCTGCGTGGTCGTGCGGGTCGTCAAGGGGATCCTGGTATGTCCCAGTTCTACCTGGCGACAGATGATGAATTAATGCGTCGTTTCGCTTCTGACAACATCCGTGGAATGATGGATCGTCTCGGCATGGATGATTCCCAGCCGATTGAAAGTAAAATGATTTCCCGTGCTGTTGAATCAGCCCAAAAACGTGTAGAAGGAAATAACTTCGATGCGCGTAAGACGATTCTTTCCTATGATGACGTACTCCGTCAGCAGCGTGAAGTCATTTACCAGCAGCGTTATGATGTATTGACTTCTGAAAATCTAAGGGAAATCATTGAAAAAATGATTGAACGTACTGTAGCGCAGAATGTTGATGTCCACACGAACGATGATGAAGATGAAAACTGGGAGCTTGGAAGCATCGCTGAGTATATGCGTGCAAACCTGCTTCATGAAGGTGACATCACAGCAGACCACTTACAAGGAAAAGATCCGGAAGAGATGAAGGAACTGATTCTTGAAAAAGTGAAAATGCGTTATGATGAAAAAGAAGAAGAGCTGACAGCAGAACAGATGCGTGAGTTTGAGAAAGTCATCCTGCTTCGTACAGTCGATCAGAAGTGGATGGACCACATCGATCAGATGGATCAGCTTCGTCAAGGTATCCACCTGCGGGCATATGGTCAAAATGATCCGCTTCGTGAGTATAATTTCGAAGGTTTCCGGATGTTTGAACAGATGGTTGCGAATATCGATGAAGAAGTTTCACGTTACGTCATGAAAGCGCAAATCCGCAACAACCTGCAACGTCAGGAAGTCGCACAAGGAGCGAAAGCTGTCTCCGGCAGTGACGGTGAAGAAAGTAAAGAAAGCAAAAGACGCACCCCTTACGTGAAAAAGGACACCGTCGGTCGTAATGACCCATGTCCATGCGGAAGCGGGAAGAAATATAAAAATTGTCACGGGAAATAA
- the prfB gene encoding peptide chain release factor 2 (programmed frameshift), with protein MDMAEIRHELDNTAERLADFRGSLDVDQRKTRIAELEEQMTEPGFWENQDTAQKVIDEVNGLKGLVHTLEAHEETHENLEVSYELVKEEDDEELREDLEKDVQQLTKDLNQFELNILLSEPYDKNNAILELHPGAGGTESQDWASMLLRMYTRWAEKKGFSVSTMDYLPGEEAGVKSVTLLIKGHNAYGYLKAEKGVHRLVRISPFDSSGRRHTSFVSCEIMPEFNNEIEIDVRTEDLKIDTYRSSGAGGQHVNTTDSAVRITHTPTNTVVTCQSERSQIKNREQAMKMLKSKLYQLEIERQQEQLDDIRGEQKEIGWGSQIRSYVFHPYAMVKDHRTNTEVGNTQGVMDGDLDKFINSYLRSKMDA; from the exons ATGGATATGGCAGAAATTCGTCATGAATTGGATAATACAGCTGAACGATTAGCGGACTTCAGGGGGTCTCTT GACGTCGATCAAAGGAAAACCCGAATCGCTGAACTAGAAGAGCAAATGACAGAGCCGGGCTTCTGGGAAAACCAGGACACCGCTCAAAAGGTCATCGATGAAGTGAACGGACTCAAAGGCCTTGTCCACACGTTGGAAGCACACGAAGAAACCCACGAAAACCTTGAAGTCTCTTATGAGCTTGTCAAAGAGGAAGATGACGAGGAACTGCGTGAAGACTTAGAAAAAGATGTCCAACAGTTAACTAAAGACTTGAACCAGTTCGAATTGAACATTTTGCTTAGTGAACCCTATGACAAAAACAACGCAATCCTGGAATTGCATCCAGGAGCAGGCGGGACAGAGTCCCAGGACTGGGCAAGCATGTTATTGCGTATGTACACACGCTGGGCGGAAAAGAAAGGCTTCTCTGTCAGCACGATGGATTACCTGCCTGGTGAGGAAGCTGGTGTGAAAAGTGTCACTCTTCTCATTAAAGGTCACAATGCCTATGGCTACTTGAAAGCGGAAAAAGGCGTCCACCGTCTCGTAAGGATTTCTCCTTTTGATTCTTCCGGCCGCCGCCATACTTCTTTCGTTTCTTGTGAGATCATGCCGGAATTCAATAACGAAATTGAAATCGATGTTCGCACAGAGGACTTGAAAATTGATACCTATCGTTCCAGTGGTGCTGGTGGTCAGCACGTCAATACTACCGACTCCGCAGTACGTATCACCCACACGCCGACAAATACGGTCGTGACCTGTCAGTCAGAACGTTCTCAAATCAAAAACCGTGAACAAGCGATGAAGATGTTGAAATCAAAACTTTATCAACTTGAGATCGAGCGCCAACAAGAGCAGCTTGATGATATCCGCGGCGAACAAAAAGAAATCGGCTGGGGCAGCCAAATCCGCTCCTATGTTTTCCATCCATATGCAATGGTGAAAGACCACCGTACGAATACGGAAGTGGGAAATACACAGGGAGTCATGGACGGAGACCTTGATAAATTCATCAATTCTTATCTTCGTTCTAAAATGGATGCCTGA
- a CDS encoding YitT family protein — MPPVLRHTLDYALVILGAFFVAIAFNLFLLPNNIASGGVAGVSTITKGVFGWEPGVVQWILNIPLFIMGVVILGKNFGFKSFVGTVTLPLFVLLTSEMAPATPNPLLGAIFGGMGVGLGLGIVFRGRASTGGIDLAAQVLHKFSHLPLGISVALLDGMIVLTSAIVFSLEEGLYALIGLFATSRTIDFVQVGLNTSKNVMIITEDVNEVREAIFKQIDRGVTVLSGAGGYTDRERRVVMCVVQQNEFIKLTQTVKMVDPGAFVVAMNATEVLGEGFKTS; from the coding sequence ATGCCACCGGTCCTCAGACATACGCTTGATTATGCTTTGGTTATTTTAGGGGCATTTTTCGTGGCGATTGCATTTAATTTATTTTTATTACCCAATAATATTGCGTCCGGGGGAGTCGCAGGCGTCAGTACCATCACTAAAGGAGTATTCGGCTGGGAACCGGGAGTCGTGCAGTGGATCTTGAACATTCCTTTATTTATCATGGGCGTGGTCATTTTAGGGAAAAACTTCGGCTTCAAGTCTTTCGTAGGGACGGTGACCTTACCGCTTTTCGTCCTGTTGACGAGTGAAATGGCACCAGCGACACCTAATCCGCTTTTAGGAGCTATTTTTGGCGGTATGGGTGTTGGGTTAGGATTGGGGATTGTTTTCCGTGGACGAGCCTCAACGGGTGGAATCGATTTAGCGGCCCAGGTGCTGCATAAGTTCAGCCACCTTCCTTTAGGAATAAGTGTAGCGCTGTTAGACGGAATGATCGTGTTGACATCAGCCATCGTTTTCTCTTTGGAAGAAGGTCTATATGCGTTGATCGGCCTCTTTGCAACGAGCAGGACGATCGACTTTGTCCAGGTCGGATTGAATACATCGAAAAATGTGATGATCATTACGGAAGATGTCAATGAAGTGCGGGAAGCGATTTTCAAACAAATCGACCGTGGTGTGACGGTGCTGAGCGGTGCTGGAGGTTATACAGACAGAGAGCGACGTGTAGTGATGTGCGTCGTCCAGCAAAATGAATTCATCAAATTGACACAAACGGTCAAAATGGTTGATCCGGGGGCTTTTGTCGTCGCAATGAACGCGACAGAGGTGCTCGGGGAAGGTTTCAAAACGAGTTAA
- the cccB gene encoding cytochrome c551: protein MKKLMVALFMGLILVLSACGGGGDEENADDNTTEEQEGSEESTEEGADEGSTDGGEGETVDAQAAEEVYQSSCASCHGGELGGGFGPSLQKVGADHSADEIVEIIQNGKGSMPAQEKVSEEDAQLVASWLETKK, encoded by the coding sequence ATGAAAAAGCTTATGGTTGCCCTATTCATGGGACTCATTCTTGTCTTAAGCGCCTGTGGGGGCGGAGGAGATGAAGAGAATGCTGATGACAACACAACAGAAGAACAAGAAGGCTCGGAAGAAAGCACAGAAGAAGGTGCAGACGAAGGATCTACAGATGGCGGTGAAGGCGAGACAGTAGATGCCCAGGCAGCTGAAGAGGTCTATCAAAGCAGTTGTGCCAGCTGCCATGGTGGAGAGCTTGGCGGTGGCTTCGGTCCATCCCTGCAAAAAGTCGGTGCAGACCATTCTGCTGATGAAATCGTAGAAATCATTCAAAATGGTAAAGGCAGCATGCCGGCTCAAGAAAAAGTTTCTGAAGAAGATGCTCAACTTGTAGCAAGCTGGCTGGAAACGAAAAAATAA